A region of Hydrogenimonas cancrithermarum DNA encodes the following proteins:
- a CDS encoding DUF6544 family protein, with protein MPPIIKKVIAVFTLLVLVNVGFAWYGQASFEATLKTLGKAFVENNATATENDNLPDTIEKYLAATRADRSDYTTLALQFDGDYYKKPSKAMQMHALALLRPTPDMLWGIRLSSNPIVTFNAIETYHTGRATMQMLLFGIIPTGELEGERFARSELARVLAYAVFNPRLLPCGCISYESIDATHTKATIRDGNISASVTFISDENGRIVEIQSSDRARPLKRELLPTQWRMAIRSYGDYDGLLLPKEVQEDWIVDGRAIPCSRYTLTSAERL; from the coding sequence GTGCCACCCATTATAAAAAAAGTGATCGCGGTTTTTACGCTTCTTGTTCTCGTCAACGTCGGTTTCGCCTGGTACGGCCAGGCGAGTTTCGAAGCCACCCTCAAAACGCTCGGCAAAGCCTTTGTCGAGAACAACGCCACGGCCACCGAAAACGACAACCTTCCCGACACGATCGAAAAGTATCTCGCAGCCACCCGGGCCGATCGAAGCGATTACACAACTCTCGCTCTGCAGTTTGACGGCGACTACTACAAAAAGCCCTCCAAAGCGATGCAGATGCATGCCCTCGCGCTGCTGCGCCCCACGCCCGATATGCTCTGGGGCATCCGTCTGAGCAGTAACCCCATCGTCACGTTCAATGCCATCGAAACATACCACACGGGTCGCGCGACGATGCAGATGCTGCTCTTTGGGATCATTCCCACCGGAGAGCTCGAAGGTGAACGCTTCGCACGCTCGGAGCTCGCACGCGTGCTGGCCTACGCCGTTTTCAACCCACGCCTGCTTCCGTGCGGCTGCATCAGCTACGAATCGATCGATGCGACACACACCAAAGCGACGATCCGTGACGGCAATATCAGTGCCTCCGTCACTTTCATCAGCGATGAGAACGGTCGGATTGTCGAAATTCAAAGCAGTGACAGAGCCCGCCCACTCAAGAGAGAGCTACTGCCTACCCAGTGGCGCATGGCGATCCGAAGCTATGGAGACTACGACGGGCTTCTTCTGCCCAAAGAGGTTCAAGAAGATTGGATCGTCGATGGCCGGGCGATCCCCTGCAGCCGCTATACCCTGACCTCCGCGGAACGGCTATGA
- a CDS encoding DegQ family serine endoprotease: MQKTLLVSTVLAASLMAGSINFKEAPAATRVMPEAGKVLSFNRAIEHASKCVVNISAKKRVRQNIPQAFMDPFFRQFFNMPFGQMMPRERIQRSLGSGVVVTSDGYIITNNHVVDGADEVHVTLPGSSKEYTAKIVGSDPKTDIAVIKIDARDLPTIQVGDSDALKTGDLVFAIGNPFGVGESVSQGIISALGKDSVGINQYENFIQTDAAINPGNSGGALVDSRGVLIGINSAIITRSGANNGIGFAIPVNMVKRVATQLIEHGKVEYGYLGVSISNLTPDLQKVYKNKEGAVILDVEKDAPAAKAGLRRGDLIIKVDETPIKDASDLKNAIGSIPPGKEVTLTYERNKSVKTIKVKLAKFPESKLKVEGDKGFVDGLTLQNITPQIRNQIGIPDDIQGVIVSEVKPESKADKAGFMPGDIIIQIEDTMIKDVADVERAMKKYPGSKRVYINRRGMIRILVVD; this comes from the coding sequence ATTCAAAAAACATTGCTTGTTTCTACCGTATTGGCAGCTTCGCTGATGGCGGGAAGCATAAACTTCAAAGAGGCTCCGGCCGCGACTCGGGTGATGCCGGAAGCGGGCAAGGTTCTGTCGTTCAACAGGGCGATCGAGCATGCGAGCAAATGCGTCGTCAACATTTCGGCCAAAAAACGGGTGCGCCAGAATATCCCGCAGGCGTTTATGGACCCCTTCTTCCGACAGTTTTTCAATATGCCATTCGGGCAGATGATGCCCAGAGAACGTATCCAAAGGTCTCTGGGGTCCGGTGTCGTCGTCACTTCGGACGGTTACATCATCACAAACAACCATGTCGTCGACGGGGCCGATGAGGTGCATGTAACCCTTCCGGGAAGCTCCAAAGAGTATACGGCGAAGATTGTCGGGAGCGATCCGAAAACCGATATCGCCGTCATCAAGATCGATGCGCGAGATCTTCCGACAATCCAGGTGGGCGATTCCGATGCGCTGAAAACCGGTGACCTGGTCTTCGCCATCGGCAACCCTTTCGGAGTCGGAGAGAGCGTGAGCCAGGGAATCATTTCGGCACTTGGAAAAGACAGTGTCGGGATCAACCAGTACGAAAATTTCATCCAGACCGATGCGGCGATCAACCCGGGCAACAGTGGCGGGGCGCTGGTCGACAGCCGTGGCGTTCTGATCGGTATCAACAGTGCCATCATCACCCGCAGCGGTGCCAATAACGGGATCGGATTCGCGATCCCCGTCAATATGGTCAAACGCGTGGCGACGCAGTTGATCGAACACGGTAAAGTGGAGTATGGCTACCTTGGTGTCAGTATCAGTAATCTGACCCCCGATCTGCAAAAAGTCTACAAAAACAAGGAGGGTGCCGTTATCCTCGATGTCGAGAAGGATGCCCCCGCCGCCAAGGCGGGCCTGAGGCGCGGCGACCTGATTATCAAAGTCGACGAGACACCGATCAAGGATGCCAGCGATCTGAAAAACGCGATCGGGTCGATTCCGCCTGGCAAAGAGGTGACACTCACATATGAACGCAACAAAAGTGTCAAAACGATTAAAGTGAAGCTGGCGAAATTTCCGGAGTCCAAACTCAAAGTCGAAGGGGACAAAGGGTTTGTCGACGGGTTGACATTGCAGAATATCACACCGCAGATTCGAAATCAGATCGGTATTCCCGATGATATTCAAGGTGTGATCGTCTCCGAAGTGAAACCGGAGAGCAAAGCCGATAAAGCGGGTTTTATGCCCGGAGACATTATCATTCAGATTGAAGATACGATGATCAAAGATGTGGCCGATGTCGAGCGTGCGATGAAGAAATATCCCGGAAGCAAACGGGTCTATATCAATCGAAGAGGCATGATCCGCATTCTGGTCGTCGATTAG